A window of the Cystobacter fuscus genome harbors these coding sequences:
- a CDS encoding complex I subunit 4 family protein, translating into MSLFDTHLLNIVVYLPLLFVALLCLLPAGERGQVRAVTLIGMLVDLALGVWAYLRFEPAGPEFQLEHRVRWLEQLGVSYHVGVDGLSISLVLLTVFIGPLVVLASRTAITERVKEFHIALLLLQVAMMGALVSLDVLLFYVFWEAMLIPMYLLVGVWGGEDRQAAAVKFFLYTLAGSLLMLVAIVALYFISGTAGTRSFDYAAIYNSLAEANRQLATCGEDCGRLTGMAGALYRWGPWMFAAFALAFAIKVPMWPLHTWLPDAYVQAPTGGTVLLSAVMAKIGVYGFWRYAIPFFSAAMHQVRPVLAALAVVGIVYGALMCLAQRDIKKLIAYSSVSHLGYCMLGLVALTSEGASGSAYQMLNHGVATGALFLLFGLLHERRQTRLMSDYGGIAKVVPVYTAAFLIMTFSSVAVPGTNSFVGEFLVLLGTFKSNLGLGFGVFATLGVILGAAYMLWMVQKVFFGPLTHRDNQNLTDLNARELVTVLPFVVLVVVMGLKPQPFLDRINPATERFVSRASLGAPGSQIQPADVRINVMGLPSSGEAAAPHAQPAGPLADRR; encoded by the coding sequence GTGAGCCTCTTCGACACCCATCTGCTCAACATCGTCGTCTACCTGCCGCTGCTCTTCGTGGCGCTCCTGTGCCTGCTGCCCGCGGGCGAGCGCGGACAGGTGCGCGCGGTCACGCTCATCGGCATGCTGGTGGACCTGGCGCTCGGCGTCTGGGCCTACCTGCGCTTCGAGCCCGCCGGTCCCGAGTTCCAGCTCGAGCACCGCGTGCGGTGGCTGGAGCAACTGGGCGTGAGCTACCACGTCGGCGTGGATGGCCTGTCCATCAGCCTCGTGCTGCTCACCGTGTTCATCGGGCCCCTGGTGGTGCTGGCGTCACGCACGGCCATCACCGAGCGCGTGAAGGAGTTCCACATCGCCCTGCTGCTCCTGCAGGTGGCGATGATGGGCGCGCTGGTGTCGCTGGACGTGCTGCTCTTCTACGTCTTCTGGGAGGCCATGCTCATCCCCATGTACCTGCTGGTGGGGGTGTGGGGAGGCGAGGATCGCCAGGCGGCGGCGGTGAAGTTCTTCCTCTACACGCTGGCGGGCTCGCTGCTCATGCTGGTGGCCATCGTCGCCCTGTACTTCATCAGCGGCACGGCCGGCACCCGCTCCTTCGACTACGCCGCGATCTACAACAGCCTGGCGGAGGCCAACCGGCAGCTCGCCACGTGCGGCGAGGACTGTGGGCGGCTCACCGGCATGGCGGGCGCGCTGTACCGCTGGGGCCCCTGGATGTTCGCGGCCTTCGCGCTGGCGTTCGCCATCAAGGTGCCCATGTGGCCGCTGCACACCTGGCTGCCGGATGCCTACGTGCAGGCGCCCACCGGGGGCACCGTCCTCCTGTCCGCCGTCATGGCGAAGATCGGCGTCTATGGCTTCTGGCGCTACGCCATCCCCTTCTTCTCCGCGGCGATGCACCAGGTGCGGCCCGTGCTGGCGGCGCTCGCGGTGGTGGGCATCGTCTACGGCGCGCTCATGTGCCTGGCGCAGCGCGACATCAAGAAGCTCATCGCCTACTCGTCGGTGAGCCACCTGGGCTACTGCATGCTGGGCCTCGTGGCGCTCACCAGCGAGGGTGCCAGTGGAAGCGCCTACCAGATGCTCAACCACGGTGTGGCCACCGGCGCGCTCTTCCTCCTGTTCGGCCTGCTCCACGAGCGGCGGCAGACGCGCCTGATGTCCGACTACGGCGGCATCGCCAAGGTGGTGCCGGTGTACACGGCGGCCTTCCTCATCATGACGTTCTCGTCCGTGGCGGTGCCGGGCACCAACAGCTTCGTGGGCGAGTTCCTCGTGCTGCTGGGGACCTTCAAGAGCAACCTGGGCCTGGGCTTCGGCGTCTTCGCCACGCTGGGTGTCATCCTGGGCGCGGCGTACATGCTGTGGATGGTGCAGAAGGTCTTCTTCGGGCCCCTCACCCACCGCGACAATCAGAACCTGACGGACCTCAACGCGCGCGAGCTCGTCACGGTGCTGCCCTTCGTGGTGCTCGTGGTCGTCATGGGCCTCAAGCCCCAGCCCTTCCTCGATCGCATCAACCCCGCCACCGAGCGCTTCGTCAGCCGCGCCAGCCTGGGCGCGCCCGGCAGCCAGATCCAGCCCGCCGACGTGCGCATCAACGTGATGGGCCTGCCCTCCTCCGGCGAGGCCGCCGCCCCTCATGCCCAGCCGGCGGGTCCGCTCGCCGACCGGCGTTAG
- the nuoL gene encoding NADH-quinone oxidoreductase subunit L: MDALKSFFMTAPVEPAVFAQSLWLIIALPLLGAFVCGVFGKKLGRANVNFIACAMVAGSFALSVLAFWCVNHAPSGGTPVSMENAFSSSAIRYALGYDYGIWFAAGDFRVNLALLVDHLSGIMLLVITGVGFLIHVYSTSYMEHDESPWRYFAYLNLFIAAMLTLVLADNLVLLFVGWEGVGLASYLLIGFWYTDAAKAWAGRKAFIANRIGDFAFLIGSFLIVLLVGAFNSQASTSNFAPVGINPEAAQVRFREGLAMKGPLTFQGLEVMANSVPASSDKAPNALTLQTPIQAGPLAGRTFGGVLTAALLLFLLGAAGKSAQFPLYVWLPDAMAGPTPVSALIHAATMVTAGVYLFCRMSYLLVLSPTAMLVVASIGAFTALIAALIAFAQDDIKKVLAYSTVSQLGLMFMGVGTGIFWAAVLHLVTHAFFKACLFLGAGSVMHGNGDETDIKKLGGLRQEMTWTWSTFLIATLAITGIAPFSGFFSKDALLHGVHHNHLHGFESASTLLYAVGLVIAACTAFYMTRLYVLTFEGKRSPEAKTEHAHESSGYMTVPLVILAILSVVSLVYALPLMPSRNGPQPVMENFLGPVFASAERIATRGALVSLDHSLPTMADYLIAWVVALVGGGAAAFAYLKYYPSRVGQPAPAFARAVRRFTQNKFYVDEVYTFLIIRPVKNLGVLLFKLVDTMLIDTVLVRGTAWVTARVGGALRYAQTGDAQAYAAVMALALLGGAVYAIIQVLQ; encoded by the coding sequence ATGGATGCCCTCAAGTCATTCTTCATGACCGCGCCGGTGGAGCCCGCCGTCTTCGCGCAGTCGTTGTGGCTCATCATCGCACTGCCGCTGCTGGGCGCGTTCGTGTGCGGCGTGTTCGGCAAGAAGCTGGGCCGCGCCAACGTGAACTTCATCGCGTGCGCGATGGTGGCCGGCTCCTTCGCGCTGTCCGTGCTGGCCTTCTGGTGCGTCAACCACGCGCCGTCGGGCGGCACGCCGGTGTCCATGGAGAACGCCTTCTCCTCCAGCGCCATCCGCTACGCGCTCGGGTACGACTACGGCATCTGGTTCGCCGCCGGTGACTTCCGGGTGAACCTCGCTCTGCTGGTGGACCACCTGTCGGGCATCATGCTGCTGGTCATCACCGGCGTGGGCTTCCTCATCCACGTGTACTCCACGAGCTACATGGAGCACGACGAGAGCCCCTGGCGCTACTTCGCCTACCTCAACCTCTTCATCGCGGCGATGCTCACGCTGGTGCTCGCCGACAACCTCGTCCTGCTCTTCGTGGGCTGGGAGGGGGTGGGTCTCGCCAGCTACCTGCTCATCGGCTTCTGGTACACCGACGCGGCCAAGGCGTGGGCGGGCCGCAAGGCGTTCATCGCCAACCGCATCGGCGACTTCGCCTTCCTCATCGGCTCCTTCCTCATCGTGTTGCTGGTGGGGGCGTTCAACAGCCAGGCGAGCACGAGCAACTTCGCTCCGGTGGGCATCAACCCCGAGGCCGCCCAGGTGCGCTTCCGCGAGGGCCTGGCGATGAAGGGCCCGCTGACCTTCCAGGGGCTGGAGGTGATGGCCAACTCGGTGCCCGCCTCGAGCGACAAGGCGCCCAACGCGCTCACCCTGCAGACGCCCATCCAGGCGGGTCCGCTGGCGGGCCGCACCTTCGGCGGCGTGCTGACGGCGGCGCTGCTGTTGTTCCTGCTGGGCGCGGCGGGCAAGAGCGCCCAGTTCCCGCTGTACGTGTGGCTGCCGGACGCCATGGCCGGCCCCACGCCCGTCTCCGCCCTCATCCACGCGGCGACGATGGTGACCGCGGGCGTCTACCTGTTCTGCCGCATGAGCTACCTGCTGGTGCTCAGCCCCACGGCCATGCTGGTGGTGGCCAGCATCGGCGCCTTCACCGCCCTCATCGCGGCGCTCATCGCGTTCGCGCAGGACGACATCAAGAAGGTGCTCGCCTACTCCACGGTGTCGCAGCTCGGCCTGATGTTCATGGGCGTGGGCACGGGCATCTTCTGGGCGGCGGTGCTGCACCTGGTCACCCACGCCTTCTTCAAGGCCTGCCTCTTCCTGGGCGCCGGCAGCGTGATGCACGGCAACGGCGACGAGACGGACATCAAGAAGCTGGGCGGGCTGCGCCAAGAGATGACGTGGACGTGGTCCACCTTCCTCATCGCCACCCTGGCCATCACCGGCATCGCCCCCTTCTCCGGCTTCTTCTCCAAGGACGCCCTGCTGCACGGCGTGCACCACAACCACCTGCACGGCTTCGAGTCGGCCTCCACGCTGCTCTACGCGGTGGGGCTCGTCATCGCGGCGTGCACGGCCTTCTACATGACCCGCCTGTACGTGCTCACCTTCGAGGGCAAGCGCTCGCCCGAGGCGAAGACCGAGCACGCCCACGAGAGCTCCGGGTACATGACGGTGCCCCTGGTCATCCTGGCCATCCTGAGCGTGGTGTCGCTCGTGTACGCGCTGCCCCTCATGCCCAGCCGCAACGGCCCGCAGCCGGTGATGGAGAACTTCCTCGGCCCGGTGTTCGCCAGCGCCGAGCGCATCGCCACGCGGGGCGCGTTGGTGTCGCTGGACCACAGCCTGCCCACGATGGCCGACTACCTCATCGCGTGGGTCGTGGCGCTGGTGGGCGGCGGCGCGGCGGCGTTCGCCTACCTGAAGTACTACCCGAGCCGGGTGGGTCAGCCGGCGCCGGCGTTCGCCCGCGCGGTGCGCCGCTTCACGCAGAACAAGTTCTATGTGGATGAGGTCTACACCTTCCTGATCATCCGGCCGGTGAAGAACCTCGGTGTCCTGCTGTTCAAGCTGGTGGACACCATGCTCATCGACACAGTGTTGGTGCGCGGCACGGCGTGGGTCACGGCCCGCGTGGGCGGCGCGCTGCGCTACGCGCAGACGGGAGATGCCCAGGCCTATGCCGCGGTAATGGCCCTGGCCCTGCTCGGCGGCGCGGTTTACGCGATCATCCAGGTGCTGCAGTGA
- the nuoK gene encoding NADH-quinone oxidoreductase subunit NuoK, with protein sequence MVHSVDIKYYLVLAAVLFCLGMFGVLVRRNALVVFMCVELMLNAANLTFLSFARLNGDATGHVSAFFVIAVAAAEASIGLAIVIAVFRSRGTVNIEEIRTMKH encoded by the coding sequence ATGGTCCACTCCGTCGACATCAAGTACTACCTCGTCCTCGCCGCCGTCCTGTTCTGCCTGGGCATGTTCGGCGTGCTGGTGCGCCGCAACGCCCTGGTGGTGTTCATGTGCGTGGAGCTGATGCTCAACGCGGCGAACCTGACGTTCCTGTCCTTCGCGCGGCTGAATGGCGACGCCACGGGCCACGTGTCCGCCTTCTTCGTGATCGCCGTCGCGGCGGCGGAGGCCTCCATCGGGCTGGCCATCGTCATCGCCGTGTTCCGCAGCCGAGGCACCGTCAACATCGAAGAAATCCGGACCATGAAGCACTGA
- a CDS encoding NADH-quinone oxidoreductase subunit J — translation MSIEHVLFGVFALLTVASAVMVIVAKSPISSAMSLVATFFFLAGIYVLLWAHTVAVLQVLVYTGAIMVLFLFVIMLLNLGESTVTGPRVTLARVAGGVAAAGLLAVLVTAIWRIPSASTFTGSQAMSQGFGTLAVIGQTIFTQWLLPFEAVSLLLLVGMVGAVVVAKSRI, via the coding sequence TTGAGCATCGAGCACGTCCTCTTCGGAGTCTTCGCCCTGCTGACGGTGGCGTCGGCGGTGATGGTCATCGTCGCCAAGAGCCCCATCAGCTCCGCCATGTCGCTGGTGGCCACCTTCTTCTTCCTGGCCGGCATCTACGTGCTGCTGTGGGCGCACACCGTGGCGGTGCTGCAGGTGCTCGTCTACACGGGCGCCATCATGGTGCTCTTCCTCTTCGTCATCATGCTGCTCAACCTGGGCGAGTCGACCGTGACGGGCCCCCGGGTGACGCTGGCGCGCGTGGCCGGAGGCGTGGCGGCGGCGGGACTGCTGGCGGTGCTGGTGACGGCCATCTGGCGCATCCCATCGGCCAGCACGTTCACGGGCAGCCAGGCGATGAGCCAGGGCTTTGGCACCCTGGCGGTCATCGGCCAGACCATCTTCACCCAATGGCTGCTGCCCTTCGAGGCCGTCAGCCTGCTGCTGCTGGTGGGCATGGTGGGCGCGGTGGTGGTGGCCAAGTCGCGGATTTGA
- the nuoF gene encoding NADH-quinone oxidoreductase subunit NuoF, with protein sequence MATTAFEPVISTAWGTPQSWTMDAYKKRGGYQGLAKALELTPAQIIDEVKKSNLRGRGGAGFPTGLKWSFVPKDNPKPKYLAVNGDESEPGTFKDRNILTHDPHMLLEGIAIASYALNVHTCYVYLRGEFKFPAERLNQAIKEAYAAGIFGKSLMGKDYALDCYLVRGAGAYICGEETALLESLEGKKGWPRLKPPFPAVVGLFGSPTVVNNVETLSSVPHVFTRGAAWYAGLGTDKSGGTRVMCLSGSVNRPGVYEVPLETTFNQLIFDDKYGQGLPAGRKVKAVVPGGSSAPILSPDELDTAMEFEALKVKQSMAGSGGVIVMDDTTCMVRSLWRIARFYAEESCGQCTPCREGTPWQARILRKIEEGRGEPGDVEQLSNVASSIAPYPPIGLGNTICALGDAAALPTHSFLMRFRDEFEAHIREHRCPFGDKPWGAFGDWS encoded by the coding sequence ATGGCGACAACGGCATTCGAACCCGTCATCTCGACCGCGTGGGGCACGCCCCAGTCGTGGACGATGGACGCGTACAAGAAGCGCGGGGGCTACCAGGGACTCGCCAAGGCGCTGGAGCTGACGCCCGCGCAGATCATCGACGAGGTGAAGAAGTCCAACCTGCGCGGGCGCGGCGGAGCGGGCTTTCCCACCGGGCTCAAGTGGAGCTTCGTCCCCAAGGACAACCCCAAGCCCAAGTACCTCGCGGTCAACGGCGACGAGTCCGAGCCGGGGACCTTCAAGGACCGCAACATCCTCACGCATGATCCGCACATGCTGCTGGAGGGCATTGCCATCGCGTCCTACGCGCTCAACGTGCACACCTGCTACGTGTACCTGCGCGGCGAGTTCAAGTTCCCGGCGGAGCGGCTCAACCAGGCCATCAAGGAGGCGTACGCCGCGGGCATCTTCGGCAAGAGCCTGATGGGCAAGGACTACGCGCTGGACTGCTACCTGGTGCGCGGCGCGGGCGCCTACATCTGCGGCGAGGAGACGGCGCTGCTGGAGAGCCTGGAGGGCAAGAAGGGCTGGCCGCGACTCAAGCCGCCCTTCCCCGCGGTGGTGGGCCTGTTCGGCAGCCCCACGGTGGTCAACAACGTGGAGACGCTCTCGAGCGTGCCGCACGTGTTCACCCGGGGCGCGGCCTGGTACGCGGGCCTGGGGACGGACAAGTCGGGCGGCACGCGCGTCATGTGCCTGTCGGGCTCGGTGAACCGGCCGGGCGTGTACGAGGTGCCGCTGGAGACGACCTTCAACCAGCTCATCTTCGACGACAAGTACGGCCAGGGCCTGCCCGCGGGGCGCAAGGTGAAGGCGGTGGTGCCGGGGGGCTCGTCGGCGCCCATCCTCAGCCCGGACGAGCTGGACACCGCCATGGAGTTCGAGGCGCTCAAGGTGAAGCAGAGCATGGCGGGCTCCGGCGGCGTCATCGTCATGGATGACACCACGTGCATGGTGCGCAGCCTGTGGCGCATCGCGCGCTTCTACGCCGAGGAGTCGTGCGGCCAGTGCACGCCGTGCCGCGAGGGCACCCCGTGGCAGGCGCGCATCCTGCGCAAGATCGAGGAGGGCCGGGGCGAGCCGGGCGACGTGGAGCAGCTGAGCAACGTGGCCTCGTCCATCGCGCCCTACCCGCCCATCGGCCTGGGCAACACCATCTGCGCGCTGGGCGATGCCGCGGCGCTGCCGACGCATTCCTTCCTCATGCGCTTCCGCGACGAGTTCGAGGCGCACATCCGCGAGCACCGCTGCCCGTTCGGCGACAAGCCCTGGGGCGCGTTCGGAGACTGGTCTTGA
- the nuoE gene encoding complex I 24 kDa subunit family protein gives MAESLFTPEEQKKFDTEIAEILSHYPADRKSAAMLPALRLMQDIKGWLPPEGLKLVAQVLGVTPERAYEVASFYVMYHLKKPGKYVIDVCTNLPCALRGAEKMLAHLENKLGLKAGEANERFTLRETECLASCGTAPCLQINEDHHESLSRAKLDELIDKLS, from the coding sequence ATGGCGGAGTCCCTGTTCACCCCCGAAGAGCAGAAGAAGTTCGACACGGAGATCGCGGAGATCCTGTCGCACTATCCCGCGGACCGGAAGAGCGCCGCGATGCTTCCCGCGCTGCGGTTGATGCAAGACATCAAGGGGTGGTTGCCTCCCGAGGGTCTCAAGCTCGTCGCGCAGGTCCTCGGTGTCACGCCGGAGCGCGCCTATGAGGTCGCCAGCTTCTACGTGATGTACCACCTGAAGAAGCCCGGCAAGTACGTCATCGACGTGTGCACCAACCTGCCCTGCGCGCTCCGGGGAGCCGAGAAGATGCTCGCCCACCTGGAGAACAAGCTCGGGTTGAAGGCCGGAGAGGCGAACGAGCGCTTCACCTTGCGCGAGACGGAGTGCCTGGCCTCGTGCGGCACCGCGCCGTGCCTGCAAATCAATGAGGACCACCACGAGAGCCTCTCGAGGGCCAAGCTCGACGAGTTGATCGACAAGCTCTCCTGA
- a CDS encoding TIGR02266 family protein: MNRGSDDQREGPRVPLVLRVRFPDQARMTEVTENLSRGGIFVQTDRSFTVGESVGLALSFPGLLDPVEVVGTVAWVRPVSPEAPGGVGIRVLQAEDRQRLGDILSAPGQTRASDRTAAPAEGYRVLIVEDNPHIIEMYSYVLKKLASGELAGRVPLEVHFSPDGHHALQALRSSRFSLVMTDLYMPVMDGFALIERIRAEEALKSIPVVAISAGGPEARERAMQLGVDIYLRKPVRFQEVLETVKQLLHIP, encoded by the coding sequence ATGAATCGGGGATCAGACGACCAGCGTGAAGGACCCCGAGTGCCGCTCGTGTTACGCGTGCGCTTTCCGGACCAGGCACGGATGACGGAGGTGACGGAGAACCTGTCACGAGGAGGAATCTTCGTGCAGACCGACCGTTCCTTCACCGTGGGCGAGTCCGTGGGGTTGGCACTTTCTTTCCCGGGGCTTCTGGATCCGGTAGAAGTCGTGGGAACGGTGGCGTGGGTCCGGCCCGTGTCGCCCGAAGCACCCGGGGGTGTCGGCATCCGGGTGCTCCAAGCGGAGGACCGGCAGCGATTGGGTGACATCTTGAGTGCGCCAGGACAGACCCGCGCGTCGGACCGGACGGCCGCCCCCGCGGAGGGCTATCGTGTCCTCATCGTCGAGGACAATCCCCACATCATCGAGATGTACAGCTACGTGCTCAAGAAGCTGGCGAGCGGCGAGCTGGCGGGACGGGTGCCCCTGGAGGTGCACTTCTCTCCCGATGGGCATCACGCGTTGCAGGCGCTGCGCTCCAGCCGCTTCAGCCTGGTGATGACGGACCTGTACATGCCGGTGATGGACGGCTTCGCGCTCATCGAGCGCATCCGCGCCGAGGAGGCGCTCAAGTCCATTCCCGTGGTGGCCATCTCCGCGGGTGGCCCCGAGGCGCGCGAGCGCGCCATGCAGCTCGGGGTGGACATCTACCTGCGCAAGCCCGTGCGCTTCCAGGAAGTGTTGGAGACGGTGAAGCAGCTGCTCCACATCCCCTGA
- a CDS encoding serine/threonine-protein kinase, producing MPTPVIQRDTICGEALFILQSLRENGRLGRSNKLADVKASLEPSVSLEFDSYYLFLRKYHYIALDPREAQLRLTDLGERVVDTGMQDQFIAEVGEFFAEQLGLEALTTEDTVAQAQALKPPPPPDDESEVAPSEVRPSAEPPALPRARPAQVSTVSASPAVEPPVPAPSPVASARNEAVQLPPPAAPVSPMASASTPGPKAVEVLDQRYQKQEALGSGPLGIASKGRFNALGLDVCIKELKDIFGYFSFLQRGEVLKRLKRELCAQAQVRHPGIVQVLDQNVEAARPYYVLELLQGNLKSMLEEGGGKGVPVSFALRCFLQMAYALRAAHAVGLSHHNLKPENVLFDIHGNAKLGDFGLSRVVEQDASKGLPQVFVGAGGMVYLAPELLQPQRAKDAGPASDVYGLGILLYEMLTGQIPGRRSPLPSEVNPEAPSGLDALFDKMTQDRVDQRYPDLDALLEDFYKSLPEAQFLAKGDLILSSEPR from the coding sequence ATGCCCACGCCCGTCATCCAACGCGACACCATCTGCGGCGAGGCGCTGTTCATCCTCCAGAGCCTGAGGGAGAACGGCCGTCTGGGACGCTCGAACAAGCTGGCCGATGTGAAGGCCTCGCTCGAGCCGTCCGTTTCGCTGGAGTTCGACAGCTACTACCTCTTCCTGCGCAAGTACCACTACATCGCCCTGGACCCCCGGGAGGCGCAGCTGCGCCTGACCGACCTGGGCGAGCGCGTGGTGGACACCGGGATGCAGGACCAGTTCATCGCCGAGGTGGGGGAGTTCTTCGCCGAGCAACTGGGACTGGAGGCGCTCACCACCGAGGACACGGTCGCCCAGGCCCAGGCGCTCAAGCCTCCCCCCCCTCCCGATGACGAGTCGGAGGTCGCTCCCTCCGAGGTGCGGCCGTCCGCGGAGCCGCCGGCCCTGCCTCGCGCGCGTCCCGCCCAGGTCTCCACCGTGAGTGCGTCCCCCGCGGTGGAGCCGCCGGTTCCGGCCCCGTCTCCCGTGGCCAGCGCGCGCAACGAAGCCGTGCAGCTGCCGCCCCCCGCCGCGCCGGTGTCCCCGATGGCTTCCGCCTCGACTCCCGGCCCCAAGGCCGTGGAGGTGCTGGACCAGCGCTACCAGAAGCAGGAGGCCCTCGGCTCCGGTCCGCTGGGCATCGCGAGCAAGGGCCGCTTCAACGCGCTCGGGCTGGACGTCTGCATCAAGGAGCTCAAGGACATCTTCGGCTACTTCTCCTTCCTGCAGCGGGGCGAGGTGCTCAAGCGGCTCAAGCGCGAGCTGTGTGCCCAGGCCCAGGTGCGCCATCCGGGCATCGTCCAGGTGCTCGACCAGAACGTGGAGGCGGCGCGCCCCTACTACGTGCTCGAGTTGTTGCAGGGCAACCTCAAGTCCATGCTGGAGGAGGGGGGCGGCAAGGGCGTGCCCGTGTCCTTCGCGCTGCGCTGCTTCCTCCAAATGGCCTACGCGCTGCGCGCCGCGCACGCCGTGGGCCTCTCCCACCACAACCTCAAGCCGGAGAATGTCCTCTTCGACATCCACGGCAACGCGAAGCTCGGCGACTTCGGGCTGAGCCGCGTGGTGGAGCAGGATGCCTCCAAGGGGCTGCCCCAGGTCTTCGTGGGCGCCGGCGGCATGGTGTACCTGGCGCCGGAGCTCCTCCAGCCGCAGCGCGCGAAGGACGCGGGTCCCGCCTCCGATGTCTACGGGCTGGGCATCCTCCTCTACGAGATGCTCACCGGGCAGATTCCCGGCCGCCGCTCGCCCCTGCCTTCCGAGGTCAATCCCGAGGCGCCCTCCGGACTGGATGCGCTCTTCGACAAGATGACCCAGGACCGCGTGGACCAGCGCTACCCGGACCTCGACGCCCTGCTGGAGGACTTCTACAAGTCCCTCCCCGAGGCGCAGTTCCTCGCCAAGGGCGATCTCATCCTCTCCTCGGAGCCGCGGTAG
- the serB gene encoding phosphoserine phosphatase SerB, producing the protein MTSPSASHESLLLTLTGRDHPGIASRLTGLLADAGAVLLDIEQVVVQGQLTLCLLVRVPEGQDVLQQLRSAAQALGVFLESRAVGESGAQAAASPSRHVVTVVGRSLGARELHAVTGCLARHEANIERIHRLSEVEPGSFEIHLALPASKEPEELQRSLLELSMATSAFDVALQRESLYRRAKRLVVMDMDSTLIRIEVIDELARAHGVGEQVSRITERAMHGEMDYDESLRQRVALLKGLDARVLHELAARLPLTEGAETLIRVLKRLGYRTAIISGGFSVAAEALKARLGIDYAHSNLLEEADGKLTGRTLGAIVNARRKAELLEDIARAEGILLDQVIAVGDGANDLLMLERAGLGIAFRAKPKLRQAADTSISAGGLDTILYFLGLTARELREVGE; encoded by the coding sequence ATGACCTCCCCTTCCGCTTCGCACGAGTCCCTTCTCCTCACCCTCACCGGCAGGGACCATCCCGGCATCGCCTCGCGGCTGACGGGCCTGCTCGCCGACGCGGGCGCGGTGCTGCTCGACATCGAGCAGGTGGTGGTGCAGGGCCAGCTCACCCTGTGCCTGCTCGTGCGTGTGCCCGAGGGGCAGGACGTTCTCCAGCAACTGCGCTCCGCGGCCCAGGCGCTGGGCGTGTTCCTGGAGTCCCGAGCGGTGGGCGAGTCAGGAGCCCAGGCCGCAGCGTCTCCCAGCCGGCATGTCGTCACCGTGGTGGGTCGTTCCCTCGGCGCGCGCGAGCTGCACGCGGTGACCGGGTGCCTGGCCCGGCACGAGGCCAACATCGAGCGCATCCACCGCCTGTCCGAAGTGGAGCCCGGTTCGTTCGAGATCCACCTCGCCCTGCCGGCGAGCAAGGAGCCGGAGGAACTCCAGCGCTCCCTGCTGGAGCTGTCCATGGCCACGAGCGCCTTCGACGTGGCGTTGCAGCGCGAGAGCCTCTACCGGCGCGCCAAGCGCCTGGTGGTGATGGACATGGACTCCACGCTCATCCGCATCGAGGTCATCGACGAGCTGGCGCGGGCCCATGGCGTGGGCGAGCAGGTGTCGCGCATCACCGAGCGCGCCATGCACGGCGAGATGGACTACGACGAGTCGCTGCGTCAGCGCGTGGCGCTGCTCAAGGGGCTGGACGCGCGGGTGCTGCACGAGCTCGCCGCCCGCCTTCCCCTCACCGAGGGAGCGGAGACCCTCATCCGCGTGCTCAAGCGGCTGGGCTACCGCACCGCCATCATCAGCGGAGGCTTCTCCGTGGCGGCCGAGGCGCTCAAGGCCCGCCTGGGCATCGACTACGCCCACTCCAACCTGTTGGAGGAGGCGGACGGCAAGCTCACCGGCCGCACCCTGGGCGCCATCGTCAACGCGCGCCGCAAGGCGGAGCTGCTGGAGGACATCGCCCGGGCGGAGGGCATCCTGCTCGACCAGGTCATCGCCGTGGGCGATGGCGCCAATGACTTGTTGATGCTGGAGCGCGCGGGGCTGGGCATCGCGTTCCGCGCCAAGCCCAAGCTGCGCCAGGCGGCCGACACCTCCATCTCCGCGGGCGGCCTGGACACCATCCTCTACTTCCTGGGGCTCACGGCCCGCGAGCTGCGCGAAGTGGGGGAGTAG